Proteins encoded in a region of the Drosophila sechellia strain sech25 chromosome 2L, ASM438219v1, whole genome shotgun sequence genome:
- the LOC6613282 gene encoding potassium voltage-gated channel protein Shaw isoform X2, with translation MTYIPKKMQHYAHAAMNLINMDSENRVVLNVGGIRHETYKATLKKIPATRLSRLTEALANYDPILNEYFFDRHPGVFAQVLNYYRTGKLHYPTDVCGPLFEEELEFWGLDSNQVEPCCWMTYTQHRDTQETLAVLDRLDLDTEKPSEEELARKFGFEEDYYKGTISWWQEMKPRIWSLFDEPYSSNAAKTIGVVSVFFICISILSFCLKTHPDMRVPIVRNITVKTANGSNGWFLDKTQTNAHIAFFYIECVCNAWFTFEILVRFISSPNKWEFIKSSVNIIDYIATLSFYIDLVLQRFASHLENADILEFFSIIRIMRLFKLTRHSSGLKILIQTFRASAKELTLLVFFLVLGIVIFASLVYYAERIQPNPHNDFNSIPLGLWWALVTMTTVGYGDMAPKTYIGMFVGALCALAGVLTIALPVPVIVSNFAMYYSHTQARAKLPKKRRRVLPVEQPRQPRLPGAPGGVSGCGTPGSGPHSGPMGSGGTGPRRMNNKTKDLVSPKSGPLGASIVAMSPRTMLDLNPALAMGKPTFQPRIPTPLAATPPPPVSSAGGLTASGIGATSATGATSAPQPAAAPLPSIAVSTTASVGKDLGISTTTTTAQETSKKAFL, from the exons ATGACTTATATACCTAAAAAAATGCAACACTATGCGCATGCAGCCATGAATCTGATCAACATGGACTCGGAGAACCGGGTGGTGCTCAATGTGGGTGGCATTAGGCACGAAACCTACAAGGCCACGCTGAAGAAGATTCCGGCTACGCGATTATCGCGATTGACAGAGGCGCTGGCCAACTATGATCCGATACTGAATGAGTACTTCTTTGATCGGCATCCGGGCGTCTTCGCGCAAGTGCTCAACTATTACAG AACTGGAAAGCTGCATTATCCCACGGATGTGTGTGGTCCGCTGTTTGAGGAGGAATTGGAGTTCTGGGGCCTAGACTCGAACCAAGTGGAGCCCTGCTGTTGGATGACCTACACACAG CATCGCGACACCCAGGAAACCCTAGCCGTACTCGATCGTCTCGATCTGGATACGGAAAAACCGTCCGAGGAGGAATTGGCACGCAAATTCGGCTTCGAGGAGGACTACTACAAAGGCACCATATCCTGGTGGCAGGAAATGAAGCCGCGCATTTGGTCCTTGTTCGATGAGCCCTACAGTTCCAATGCAGCCAAG ACTATTGGCGTGGTTTCGGTGTTCTTCATCTGCATTTCGATCCTGTCGTTCTGCCTGAAGACCCATCCCGATATGCGGGTACCCATCGTCCGGAACATTACAGTGAAAACTGCGAATGGAAGTAATGGCTGGTTCTTGGACAAAACGCAGACCAATGCGCACATAGCCTTCTTCTATATCGAATGCGTGTGCAATGCCTGGTTTACCTTTGAAATATTG GTGCGCTTTATCTCATCGCCGAACAAGTGGGAGTTCATCAAGTCATCTGTTAACATCATAGACTACATAGCGACGCTTAGTTTTTATATCGATCTAGTGCTTCAGCGGTTCGCATCGCACCTGGAGAACGCTGACATCCTCGAGTTCTTCTCGATCATCCGCATCATGCGTCTGTTCAAGCTGACGCGCCACTCGTCCGGACTGAAGATCCTGATCCAGACGTTCCGGGCCTCGGCCAAGGAGCTGACCCTGCTGGTGTTCTTCCTCGTCCTGGGCATCGTGATCTTCGCCAGCCTCGTCTACTACGCGGAGCGCATCCAGCCCAATCCGCACAACGACTTCAACAGCATACCGCTGGGCCTGTGGTGGGCCCTGGTCACCATGACTACCGTCGGCTACGGCGACATGGCCCCCAAAACCTACATCGGCATGTTCGTGGGCGCCCTCTGCGCCCTGGCCGGCGTACTAACCATCGCACTGCCAGTGCCCGTCATCGTCAGCAACTTCGCCATGTACTACTCGCACACGCAGGCCAGGGCCAAACTGCCAAAGAAGCGGAGACGAGTGCTTCCCGTCGAGCAGCCGCGCCAGCCCAGACTGCCAG GTGCCCCTGGTGGTGTCAGTGGCTGCGGCACCCCGGGCTCGGGTCCCCACTCCGGTCCCATGGGATCCGGCGGAACTGGACCACGTCGCAtgaacaataaaacaaaggACCTGGTCAGCCCCAAGTCAG GTCCGCTGGGCGCAAGCATTGTGGCCATGAGTCCCCGGACAATGCTGGATCTCAATCCTGCCCTGGCGATGGGCAAGCCTACGTTTCAGCCCCGTATACCCACCCCCTtggcagccacgccccctccccCGGTCAGTTCCGCTGGGGGGCTGACGGCATCTGGAATTGGAGCCACTTCAGCCACTGGAGCCACGAGTGCACcacaaccagcagcagcaccactaCCCAGCATTGCGGTGTCCACCACAGCGAGTGTGGGCAAGGATTTGGGCATCtcgaccaccaccaccacggcCCAGGAGACCAGCAAGAAGGCGTTCCTCTAA
- the LOC6613282 gene encoding potassium voltage-gated channel protein Shaw isoform X4: protein MTYIPKKMQHYAHAAMNLINMDSENRVVLNVGGIRHETYKATLKKIPATRLSRLTEALANYDPILNEYFFDRHPGVFAQVLNYYRTGKLHYPTDVCGPLFEEELEFWGLDSNQVEPCCWMTYTQHRDTQETLAVLDRLDLDTEKPSEEELARKFGFEEDYYKGTISWWQEMKPRIWSLFDEPYSSNAAKTIGVVSVFFICISILSFCLKTHPDMRVPIVRNITVKTANGSNGWFLDKTQTNAHIAFFYIECVCNAWFTFEILVRFISSPNKWEFIKSSVNIIDYIATLSFYIDLVLQRFASHLENADILEFFSIIRIMRLFKLTRHSSGLKILIQTFRASAKELTLLVFFLVLGIVIFASLVYYAERIQPNPHNDFNSIPLGLWWALVTMTTVGYGDMAPKTYIGMFVGALCALAGVLTIALPVPVIVSNFAMYYSHTQARAKLPKKRRRVLPVEQPRQPRLPGAPGGVSGCGTPGSGPHSGPMGSGGTGPRRMNNKTKDLVSPKSDMAFSFD, encoded by the exons ATGACTTATATACCTAAAAAAATGCAACACTATGCGCATGCAGCCATGAATCTGATCAACATGGACTCGGAGAACCGGGTGGTGCTCAATGTGGGTGGCATTAGGCACGAAACCTACAAGGCCACGCTGAAGAAGATTCCGGCTACGCGATTATCGCGATTGACAGAGGCGCTGGCCAACTATGATCCGATACTGAATGAGTACTTCTTTGATCGGCATCCGGGCGTCTTCGCGCAAGTGCTCAACTATTACAG AACTGGAAAGCTGCATTATCCCACGGATGTGTGTGGTCCGCTGTTTGAGGAGGAATTGGAGTTCTGGGGCCTAGACTCGAACCAAGTGGAGCCCTGCTGTTGGATGACCTACACACAG CATCGCGACACCCAGGAAACCCTAGCCGTACTCGATCGTCTCGATCTGGATACGGAAAAACCGTCCGAGGAGGAATTGGCACGCAAATTCGGCTTCGAGGAGGACTACTACAAAGGCACCATATCCTGGTGGCAGGAAATGAAGCCGCGCATTTGGTCCTTGTTCGATGAGCCCTACAGTTCCAATGCAGCCAAG ACTATTGGCGTGGTTTCGGTGTTCTTCATCTGCATTTCGATCCTGTCGTTCTGCCTGAAGACCCATCCCGATATGCGGGTACCCATCGTCCGGAACATTACAGTGAAAACTGCGAATGGAAGTAATGGCTGGTTCTTGGACAAAACGCAGACCAATGCGCACATAGCCTTCTTCTATATCGAATGCGTGTGCAATGCCTGGTTTACCTTTGAAATATTG GTGCGCTTTATCTCATCGCCGAACAAGTGGGAGTTCATCAAGTCATCTGTTAACATCATAGACTACATAGCGACGCTTAGTTTTTATATCGATCTAGTGCTTCAGCGGTTCGCATCGCACCTGGAGAACGCTGACATCCTCGAGTTCTTCTCGATCATCCGCATCATGCGTCTGTTCAAGCTGACGCGCCACTCGTCCGGACTGAAGATCCTGATCCAGACGTTCCGGGCCTCGGCCAAGGAGCTGACCCTGCTGGTGTTCTTCCTCGTCCTGGGCATCGTGATCTTCGCCAGCCTCGTCTACTACGCGGAGCGCATCCAGCCCAATCCGCACAACGACTTCAACAGCATACCGCTGGGCCTGTGGTGGGCCCTGGTCACCATGACTACCGTCGGCTACGGCGACATGGCCCCCAAAACCTACATCGGCATGTTCGTGGGCGCCCTCTGCGCCCTGGCCGGCGTACTAACCATCGCACTGCCAGTGCCCGTCATCGTCAGCAACTTCGCCATGTACTACTCGCACACGCAGGCCAGGGCCAAACTGCCAAAGAAGCGGAGACGAGTGCTTCCCGTCGAGCAGCCGCGCCAGCCCAGACTGCCAG GTGCCCCTGGTGGTGTCAGTGGCTGCGGCACCCCGGGCTCGGGTCCCCACTCCGGTCCCATGGGATCCGGCGGAACTGGACCACGTCGCAtgaacaataaaacaaaggACCTGGTCAGCCCCAAGTCAG ATATGGCCTTCAGTTTCGactaa
- the LOC6613282 gene encoding potassium voltage-gated channel protein Shaw isoform X1 — MTYIPKKMQHYAHAAMNLINMDSENRVVLNVGGIRHETYKATLKKIPATRLSRLTEALANYDPILNEYFFDRHPGVFAQVLNYYRTGKLHYPTDVCGPLFEEELEFWGLDSNQVEPCCWMTYTQHRDTQETLAVLDRLDLDTEKPSEEELARKFGFEEDYYKGTISWWQEMKPRIWSLFDEPYSSNAAKTIGVVSVFFICISILSFCLKTHPDMRVPIVRNITVKTANGSNGWFLDKTQTNAHIAFFYIECVCNAWFTFEILVRFISSPNKWEFIKSSVNIIDYIATLSFYIDLVLQRFASHLENADILEFFSIIRIMRLFKLTRHSSGLKILIQTFRASAKELTLLVFFLVLGIVIFASLVYYAERIQPNPHNDFNSIPLGLWWALVTMTTVGYGDMAPKTYIGMFVGALCALAGVLTIALPVPVIVSNFAMYYSHTQARAKLPKKRRRVLPVEQPRQPRLPGAPGGVSGCGTPGSGPHSGPMGSGGTGPRRMNNKTKDLVSPKSVAQLFAGPLGASIVAMSPRTMLDLNPALAMGKPTFQPRIPTPLAATPPPPVSSAGGLTASGIGATSATGATSAPQPAAAPLPSIAVSTTASVGKDLGISTTTTTAQETSKKAFL; from the exons ATGACTTATATACCTAAAAAAATGCAACACTATGCGCATGCAGCCATGAATCTGATCAACATGGACTCGGAGAACCGGGTGGTGCTCAATGTGGGTGGCATTAGGCACGAAACCTACAAGGCCACGCTGAAGAAGATTCCGGCTACGCGATTATCGCGATTGACAGAGGCGCTGGCCAACTATGATCCGATACTGAATGAGTACTTCTTTGATCGGCATCCGGGCGTCTTCGCGCAAGTGCTCAACTATTACAG AACTGGAAAGCTGCATTATCCCACGGATGTGTGTGGTCCGCTGTTTGAGGAGGAATTGGAGTTCTGGGGCCTAGACTCGAACCAAGTGGAGCCCTGCTGTTGGATGACCTACACACAG CATCGCGACACCCAGGAAACCCTAGCCGTACTCGATCGTCTCGATCTGGATACGGAAAAACCGTCCGAGGAGGAATTGGCACGCAAATTCGGCTTCGAGGAGGACTACTACAAAGGCACCATATCCTGGTGGCAGGAAATGAAGCCGCGCATTTGGTCCTTGTTCGATGAGCCCTACAGTTCCAATGCAGCCAAG ACTATTGGCGTGGTTTCGGTGTTCTTCATCTGCATTTCGATCCTGTCGTTCTGCCTGAAGACCCATCCCGATATGCGGGTACCCATCGTCCGGAACATTACAGTGAAAACTGCGAATGGAAGTAATGGCTGGTTCTTGGACAAAACGCAGACCAATGCGCACATAGCCTTCTTCTATATCGAATGCGTGTGCAATGCCTGGTTTACCTTTGAAATATTG GTGCGCTTTATCTCATCGCCGAACAAGTGGGAGTTCATCAAGTCATCTGTTAACATCATAGACTACATAGCGACGCTTAGTTTTTATATCGATCTAGTGCTTCAGCGGTTCGCATCGCACCTGGAGAACGCTGACATCCTCGAGTTCTTCTCGATCATCCGCATCATGCGTCTGTTCAAGCTGACGCGCCACTCGTCCGGACTGAAGATCCTGATCCAGACGTTCCGGGCCTCGGCCAAGGAGCTGACCCTGCTGGTGTTCTTCCTCGTCCTGGGCATCGTGATCTTCGCCAGCCTCGTCTACTACGCGGAGCGCATCCAGCCCAATCCGCACAACGACTTCAACAGCATACCGCTGGGCCTGTGGTGGGCCCTGGTCACCATGACTACCGTCGGCTACGGCGACATGGCCCCCAAAACCTACATCGGCATGTTCGTGGGCGCCCTCTGCGCCCTGGCCGGCGTACTAACCATCGCACTGCCAGTGCCCGTCATCGTCAGCAACTTCGCCATGTACTACTCGCACACGCAGGCCAGGGCCAAACTGCCAAAGAAGCGGAGACGAGTGCTTCCCGTCGAGCAGCCGCGCCAGCCCAGACTGCCAG GTGCCCCTGGTGGTGTCAGTGGCTGCGGCACCCCGGGCTCGGGTCCCCACTCCGGTCCCATGGGATCCGGCGGAACTGGACCACGTCGCAtgaacaataaaacaaaggACCTGGTCAGCCCCAAGTCAG ttgCTCAACTTTTCGCAGGTCCGCTGGGCGCAAGCATTGTGGCCATGAGTCCCCGGACAATGCTGGATCTCAATCCTGCCCTGGCGATGGGCAAGCCTACGTTTCAGCCCCGTATACCCACCCCCTtggcagccacgccccctccccCGGTCAGTTCCGCTGGGGGGCTGACGGCATCTGGAATTGGAGCCACTTCAGCCACTGGAGCCACGAGTGCACcacaaccagcagcagcaccactaCCCAGCATTGCGGTGTCCACCACAGCGAGTGTGGGCAAGGATTTGGGCATCtcgaccaccaccaccacggcCCAGGAGACCAGCAAGAAGGCGTTCCTCTAA
- the LOC6613282 gene encoding potassium voltage-gated channel protein Shaw isoform X3, translating into MNLINMDSENRVVLNVGGIRHETYKATLKKIPATRLSRLTEALANYDPILNEYFFDRHPGVFAQVLNYYRTGKLHYPTDVCGPLFEEELEFWGLDSNQVEPCCWMTYTQHRDTQETLAVLDRLDLDTEKPSEEELARKFGFEEDYYKGTISWWQEMKPRIWSLFDEPYSSNAAKTIGVVSVFFICISILSFCLKTHPDMRVPIVRNITVKTANGSNGWFLDKTQTNAHIAFFYIECVCNAWFTFEILVRFISSPNKWEFIKSSVNIIDYIATLSFYIDLVLQRFASHLENADILEFFSIIRIMRLFKLTRHSSGLKILIQTFRASAKELTLLVFFLVLGIVIFASLVYYAERIQPNPHNDFNSIPLGLWWALVTMTTVGYGDMAPKTYIGMFVGALCALAGVLTIALPVPVIVSNFAMYYSHTQARAKLPKKRRRVLPVEQPRQPRLPGAPGGVSGCGTPGSGPHSGPMGSGGTGPRRMNNKTKDLVSPKSVAQLFAGPLGASIVAMSPRTMLDLNPALAMGKPTFQPRIPTPLAATPPPPVSSAGGLTASGIGATSATGATSAPQPAAAPLPSIAVSTTASVGKDLGISTTTTTAQETSKKAFL; encoded by the exons ATGAATCTGATCAACATGGACTCGGAGAACCGGGTGGTGCTCAATGTGGGTGGCATTAGGCACGAAACCTACAAGGCCACGCTGAAGAAGATTCCGGCTACGCGATTATCGCGATTGACAGAGGCGCTGGCCAACTATGATCCGATACTGAATGAGTACTTCTTTGATCGGCATCCGGGCGTCTTCGCGCAAGTGCTCAACTATTACAG AACTGGAAAGCTGCATTATCCCACGGATGTGTGTGGTCCGCTGTTTGAGGAGGAATTGGAGTTCTGGGGCCTAGACTCGAACCAAGTGGAGCCCTGCTGTTGGATGACCTACACACAG CATCGCGACACCCAGGAAACCCTAGCCGTACTCGATCGTCTCGATCTGGATACGGAAAAACCGTCCGAGGAGGAATTGGCACGCAAATTCGGCTTCGAGGAGGACTACTACAAAGGCACCATATCCTGGTGGCAGGAAATGAAGCCGCGCATTTGGTCCTTGTTCGATGAGCCCTACAGTTCCAATGCAGCCAAG ACTATTGGCGTGGTTTCGGTGTTCTTCATCTGCATTTCGATCCTGTCGTTCTGCCTGAAGACCCATCCCGATATGCGGGTACCCATCGTCCGGAACATTACAGTGAAAACTGCGAATGGAAGTAATGGCTGGTTCTTGGACAAAACGCAGACCAATGCGCACATAGCCTTCTTCTATATCGAATGCGTGTGCAATGCCTGGTTTACCTTTGAAATATTG GTGCGCTTTATCTCATCGCCGAACAAGTGGGAGTTCATCAAGTCATCTGTTAACATCATAGACTACATAGCGACGCTTAGTTTTTATATCGATCTAGTGCTTCAGCGGTTCGCATCGCACCTGGAGAACGCTGACATCCTCGAGTTCTTCTCGATCATCCGCATCATGCGTCTGTTCAAGCTGACGCGCCACTCGTCCGGACTGAAGATCCTGATCCAGACGTTCCGGGCCTCGGCCAAGGAGCTGACCCTGCTGGTGTTCTTCCTCGTCCTGGGCATCGTGATCTTCGCCAGCCTCGTCTACTACGCGGAGCGCATCCAGCCCAATCCGCACAACGACTTCAACAGCATACCGCTGGGCCTGTGGTGGGCCCTGGTCACCATGACTACCGTCGGCTACGGCGACATGGCCCCCAAAACCTACATCGGCATGTTCGTGGGCGCCCTCTGCGCCCTGGCCGGCGTACTAACCATCGCACTGCCAGTGCCCGTCATCGTCAGCAACTTCGCCATGTACTACTCGCACACGCAGGCCAGGGCCAAACTGCCAAAGAAGCGGAGACGAGTGCTTCCCGTCGAGCAGCCGCGCCAGCCCAGACTGCCAG GTGCCCCTGGTGGTGTCAGTGGCTGCGGCACCCCGGGCTCGGGTCCCCACTCCGGTCCCATGGGATCCGGCGGAACTGGACCACGTCGCAtgaacaataaaacaaaggACCTGGTCAGCCCCAAGTCAG ttgCTCAACTTTTCGCAGGTCCGCTGGGCGCAAGCATTGTGGCCATGAGTCCCCGGACAATGCTGGATCTCAATCCTGCCCTGGCGATGGGCAAGCCTACGTTTCAGCCCCGTATACCCACCCCCTtggcagccacgccccctccccCGGTCAGTTCCGCTGGGGGGCTGACGGCATCTGGAATTGGAGCCACTTCAGCCACTGGAGCCACGAGTGCACcacaaccagcagcagcaccactaCCCAGCATTGCGGTGTCCACCACAGCGAGTGTGGGCAAGGATTTGGGCATCtcgaccaccaccaccacggcCCAGGAGACCAGCAAGAAGGCGTTCCTCTAA
- the LOC6613283 gene encoding uncharacterized protein LOC6613283, with amino-acid sequence MVIQCTCDCNCSDSRDNRSVISCLLPGRSQPYKLGSSFSGDDMEQRIPYYRRLSNTSSALYGSCPQLLPSSSSTNNRHSWLRIPKNPQENPEENPVENPRQYSSLVRPKQRSPVLCNKSWWVSCPRLSYLPAEQTKMQSTATPTRHCHGGVGTQTTSTPPTLPRFPSKRHCDNFGSYATLPTIEHQMTMPMMPHCSRHGGGVGGLGGAVGSGMSGVMPAPPPPRYANTNINGCCYMYNPMPPAHQSHYQHDHHQAQHHPVAQHQHHPHQYGPQYCLCDNWYHQPPPTQQQQQLHHQQQRDKNLMANGGCYFGYEANHHPSLHATPPHPSHITDEEDSAFPGLADREFHLLHRNIPALRRTGVDTTRIRQYFYPDGGWGWIICGVSFLVHILTTGLQLSYGLLWFYAVQYLHNTSGIELLGALSWSVSMVATSFVVSLCRKRSIRLLSIVGGLVMPLGILFTSFATEFGQVVFSYGIVFGVGVAMVREASTVMLGNYFKRRRQFVEMVAMSGEGVGIALFSVILKEGVGKAGWRLGLQIVAALTALSFFMGLMYRPTSLYHPQRRAIQHLKNQRKKMREKKPILSQDVESTPKYFFLDISSLKSVTVKILLMTSSVASFGIYTPMFLMALNAAEQGSDVQELVLLQTFLGISMALGVVIAGALLRRCFVIRHFVINTKIVTQLFLSIVALAILFLSFVMGYTGLCILSWLYGIGLGGFQYSLKILALERIKLKHFSKAWGFIRGVESVPVLISVPLTSFLNDYSLKYGRAGYYICSAAAAISGIIIFFISEPQQQHQQQQKQLHHHYQQRNGHLATPTLMRHASARQHRPHLPMDYGYGEYPAPDLLSRSCISLNQMEPYLQTNFCQRHMLQQQQQQQQQQQHSHLQQLACHNLDLQQHQGRGAYQLGQGSIGAKMGKRLQRSLSFIQQHSNCCDGPMYCSWHSTYELGCHKSNKNPGSADRQPLICTCSSPNRNPVTYGTHGPTGPPGPPGPPSSTRSRSVPEGLSTMSQQCNCRQGPATFPAPTREFIYVPHAYASLQRTPHRHSQGAGSGQGNSALRNNPQCRLKRSQSLCRPNAVQFVEQITTSV; translated from the exons ATGGTCATCCAGTGCACATGTGATTGCAACTGCAGTGATAGTAGAGATAACCGGAGCGTCATATCCTGCCTGCTGCCGGGTCGCAGTCAGCCATACAAGTTGGGCTCCTCGTTCAGTGGCGATGATATGGAGCAGAGGATACCGTACTACCGCCGCCTATCGAATACCTCATCGGCGCTCTATGGCAGCTGCCCCCAGTTGTTGCCCAGCAGCAGTAGCACCAACAACCGTCATTCCTGGCTGAGAATTCCCAAGAATCCGCAGGAGAATCCCGAAGAGAATCCCGTAGAGAATCCACGACAGTACTCGAGTCTGGTGAGGCCCAAACAACGCAGTCCGGTGCTGTGCAACAAAT CCTGGTGGGTCTCATGTCCACGGCTCTCCTATTTACCCGCTGAGCAAACGAAAATGCAGtccacggccacgcccacacgtCACTGCCATGGAGGCGTTGGCACCCAAACCACCAGCACACCACCCACCCTGCCCAGATTTCCGAGCAAACGGCATTGTGACAATTTCGGCAGCTATGCCACATTGCCCACCATTGAGCACCAGATGACCATGCCCATGATGCCCCACTGCAGTCGACACGGCGGTGGTGTTGGCGGGCTGGGTGGTGCAGTGGGTTCTGGCATGTCGGGTGTAATGCCCGCACCGCCGCCGCCTCGCTACGCGAACACCAATATAAATGGCTGCTGTTATATGTACAATCCCATGCCACCTGCCCATCAGAGCCACTATCAGCATGACCACCATCAGGCGCAGCACCACCCGGTAGCCCAGCATCAGCACCACCCCCACCAGTACGGCCCGCAATACTGCCTCTGCGATAATTGGTACCATCAGCCACCGCCgacgcagcaacagcagcagctccaccaCCAACAACAAAGGGACAAGAACCTGATGGCCAACGGCGGCTGCTATTTTG GCTACGAGGCGAATCATCACCCCAGCCtgcatgccacgcccccacatCCCAGCCATATAACCGACGAGGAGGATTCGGCATTCCCCGGACTGGCCGATCGAGAGTTCCACCTGCTGCACCGGAACATTCCGGCACTGCGACGAACCGGAGTGGATACCACACGCATCAGACAG TACTTTTATCCCGATGGCGGCTGGGGCTGGATCATCTGTGGAGTGTCCTTTCTGGTCCACATCCTGACCACCGGACTGCAGCTCAGCTACGGCCTTTTGTGGTTCTATGCCGTCCAGTATTTGCATAATACCAGTGGCATAG AACTGCTGGGCGCTTTGAGCTGGTCAGTTTCCATGGTGGCCACATCGTTTGTGGTGTCGCTGTGCCGTAAACGCTCCATCCGCCTGCTGTCCATCGTGGGTGGTCTGGTGATGCCCCTGGGCATATTGTTCACCTCATTTGCCACGGAATTTGGCCAGGTTGTTTTCAGTTATG GCATCGTCTTCGGAGTTGGGGTCGCCATGGTGCGGGAGGCATCAACCGTGATGCTGGGCAATTACTTTAAGCGCCGCCGTCAATTCGTCGAAATGGTGGCCATGTCCGGCGAGGGAGTTGGCATCGCTTTGTTCTCCGTCATTTTGAAGGAGGGCGTGGGCAAGGCGGGCTGGCGCCTGGGCCTCCAGATTGTCGCTGCTTTGACGGCACTCAGCTTTTTCATGGGCCTAATGTACCGACCCACCTCCCTCTATCATCCCCAGCGTCGGGCCATCCAGCATCTCAAAAATCAGCGCAAAAAG aTGAGGGAGAAAAAGCCGATTCTCAGCCAGGATGTGGAGAGCACACCGAAGTACTTTTTTCTGGACATATCATCTCTGAAATCGGTGACTGTTAAAATTTTACTCATGACCTCCAGCGTGGCCTCCTTTGGCATTTATACACCCATGTTCCTAATG gCACTCAATGCCGCCGAGCAGGGCTCTGATGTGCAAGAATTGGTTTTGTTGCAAACATTTCTGGGAATTTCCATGGCCCTGGGTGTGGTTATAGCTGGAGCTCTGCTGAGACGTTGTTTTGTGATCAGGCACTTTGTGATCAATACCAAGATTGTCACGCAG CTGTTCCTATCAATTGTGGCCTTGGCTATCCTCTTTCTATCCTTCGTCATGGGCTACACGGGCCTGTGTATACTAAGCTGGTTGTATGGCATTGGTCTGGGCGGCTTTCAATACTCCCTAAAGATTTTGGCACTCGAACGCATCAAGCTGAAACATTTCTCCAAGGCCTGGG GCTTCATTCGGGGGGTGGAGTCAGTTCCTGTGCTGATAAGCGTGCCACTTACCTCGTTTCTGAATGATTACTCCCTAAAATACGGAAGGGCGGGCTATTACATATGTTCGGCGGCGGCTGCCATCTCGggaattataatatttttcataagcgaaccgcagcagcagcatcagcaacagcagaagcaGTTGCACCATCATTATCAGCAGCGAAATGGTCATCTGGCGACTCCAACGCTAATGCGACACGCCTCCGCCCGCCAGCATCGCCCCCATTTGCCGATGGACTATGGATATGGGGAGTATCCCGCCCCCGATCTGCTCAGTCGGAGCTGCATTAGTCTCAATCAAATGGAGCCCTATCTGCAGACAAACTTCTGCCAGAGGCAcatgttgcagcagcagcaacaacagcagcagcagcagcaacattccCACCTGCAGCAGTTGGCCTGTCACAATCTAGATTTGCAGCAGCATCAG GGGCGTGGAGCCTACCAGTTGGGCCAGGGGAGCATTGGGGCCAAGATGGGCAAGCGACTGCAGCGGAGTCTGTCCTTCATCCAACAGCACAGCAACTGCTGCGATGGCCCAATGTACTGCAGCTGGCACAGCACCTACGAGCTGGGCTGTCACAAGAGCAACAA AAACCCGGGATCGGCGGACCGTCAGCCATTGATATGCACCTGCAGCAGTCCAAATAGGAATCCGGTCACCTATGGAACTCACGGACCAACCGGACCACCCGGACCACCTGGCCCACCCAGTTCCACCCGCAGCCGCAGTGTTCCAGAGGGTTTATCCACGATGTCGCAGCAGTGTAACTGTCGTCAGGGTCCTGCCACTTTTCCGGCACCCACGCGGGAGTTCATCTACGTGCCGCACGCCTATGCCTCCCTGCAAAGAACCCCCCATCGCCATAGCCAGGGTGCGGGTTCGGGGCAGGGAAACTCAGCATTGCGAAACAATCCACAATGCCGGCTGAAAAGATCCCAATCCCTGTGCCGACCCAATGCCGTTCAGTTCGTGGAGCAAATCACCACGTCCGTGTAG